One Marasmius oreades isolate 03SP1 chromosome 2, whole genome shotgun sequence DNA segment encodes these proteins:
- a CDS encoding uncharacterized protein (CAZy:GT2_Chitin_synth), with translation MASNTTQAIASGDLVDLVSSSGAATVYPSDDSVLSVLQARFRADLPYTRIGATNLVVVNPYKTLASVNNASAKEYEERCYRDTNLPMVDSPKPLQPHLYDLAARIYLVMRRRNESQTVLARGITGSGKTSSLRLLTNQILRISSHSKQEFKVAEQVKALNVVLDSFGNSKTLMNPNASRHSRYIELHFTPRGRISSAKALTFGLDKSRVNRLTHEERSFHVFYQFIAGCTSAERDALSIEDVSDYALLASSGTYRLPAGPFSDDSIAMGDLRAAMRTLGFKPKATQSIFSLLITILLLGNLHFVDGDMHDVSAYVSNPQVLEQVSRLLGVAPEEFSQVLTNKTSYVRKELYTALLSAQQSSVQRDSFIRDLYAILFAFVVETANHKLAPSSKDSPPHSQIILLDQPGYQSRGPQGTSSVALAGKQPLVSAYGHNHFDELVINISDEMLHSFVLRHTFEDNIGYNGNMSSDGITLPSISTMDNSACVELLRGSNVVEKPLRKPGGLLGSFNRASSAYKAGKGNEHRNEDLHQELVTKYGVHASFVASPSQGGAADRGLFGINHYAGTCVYNVADFVERDTDLVDAAFVTLLRGSSEPFIAKLFSGPGVAAERHVMDENIVVQAQVMSRPMRTATPIANASTVVRESVNFGRPSTDLASTGDEKPELDRGKTYPMSTQVSFTLSELLAEVHRTRLWTMSCIRPNDSGSPNSFDKRRVKAQIRSLLLPDLASRRSVEFVTDYELHIFCERYVPTMQGSDGERITQFVRANGWKEGVDFHIGHRCVWLAYDAWKMAEDGVRRSEKEGKRLLGEAGMADDEEVTSDTGGHDERERDDDATDYTHDTGYRDVHHGSSRGLSSRRMDGESEDNLLLHRTGTNGTQYRDPNHQNLPGYGQGGLSTPVLGSQPVHSDGDDGGAWGGSEWEQRDRAAGGMGNIPPHQTSKEAGDGMIVKEATNAVEEVPTTKIRRVWLWVVWACTWLIPSFLLSFLGRMKRPDIRLAWREKVTIFWLIFLLNGAVVFYIVGFPKLLCPDFDKAWSPSEVSGHVESNDFFVSIQGSVYDVSDFIGGPHSDMPGIASNGADTLAAIAGQDLTPYFPYPLPQACEGLVSKQTVVLQVQNFSDPAPTAKHDSGVNARDPTSKLHNNDWYTSRYRPKIKQFYKGPLVYDMKKHIQAYAQDQTMQKMWGVYQENVIDLTDYFYTQNLHLNDPDYKFLNEDVEDVFKQRKGQDITGPLDAVFAKMDVSTKAQNYNCLFNAFYAGKRDFRTSARCTASNITLLVAAGFIMASMALKFLAALQLTSRRTPELQDKFVLCQVPCYTEGEDSLRRTIDSLAALDYDDKRKLIFIICDGNITGSGNDRTTPRIVLDILGVDPKLDPEPLLFKSIGEGSKALNYGKVYSGLYEFEGHVVPYMVVVKVGKPTERSKPGNRGKRDSQILLMHYLNRVHFDAPMTPLELEIYHQMRNVIGIDPAFYEYIFTVDADTSVTPDSLNRLVACCADDSAIIGVCGETKLDNEENSWTTMIQVYEYYISHHLSKAFESLFGSVTCLPGCFSLYRIRTADKGRPIIISNRIIDEYAEPNVDTLHKKNLFSLGEDRFLTTLLMKHFPSFKTKFTPDAVARTIAPDSWRVLFSQRRRWINSTVHNLCELVMLPELFGFCCFSMRIFVFIDLLSTIILPATVVYLVYLIVTVATHAAPLPMIAIIMIAAVYGLQAIIFILKREFMLIGWMVVYILSYPIYSFFLPIYSFWCMDEFGWGNTRLVIGEGKDKKVIINEDEKFDDSMIPLKKFSEYEAEAWESASRHSEETGYSKSRSHAPPSQSHEDFHNASQAGDYYRDTNLTMNNSSNPNLRLGSKASNSNLSHHGGQLPMSQFGGPFMGGGFGGGGSVHGSDYGGHTMPMMPQMMPYQGTGSMYGMMPSMGPQSMMLGNFGMMPTGGSFGGSQSGHSMTGGFAPPTMPAAQQRMSTFSLATTVNPFAGGPSTPSSNPNPSDEELFTALRQYLSTQDLMTVTKKTAREAIMARFPQADLISRKDFLNKSIDTILAET, from the exons ATGGCCTCAAATACCACCCAGGCAATCGCTTCAGGCGACTTGGTCGACCTTGTTTCTTCCTCTGGAGCTGCCACAGTCTATCCCAGTGACGACTCCGTCCTTTCCGTTCTTCAAGCTCGCTTTCGAGCCGATCTTCCTTATACAAGAATCGGGGCAACCAATTTGGTCGTCGTCAACCCTTACAAAACACTTGCCAGTGTCAACAATGCCAGCGCAAAGGAATACGAGGAGAGGTGCTATAGAGATACAAATTTGCCGATGGTGGATTCGCCAAAACCGTTGCAACCTCATTTGTACGACCTGGCAGCTAGGATTTATCTTGTGATGAGGCGTAGAAACGAGAGTCAGACTGTGTTAGCGAG AGGAATAACAGGTTCCGGGAAGACTTCTAGCCTACGTCTTCTGACAAATCAAATTCTCCGGATCTCTTCCCATTCCAAACAAGAGTTCAAGGTTGCTGAGCAGGTGAAGGCATTAAATGTCGTCCTGGATTCCTTTGGCAACTCCAAAACCCTCATGAACCCCAATGCCTCTCGTCACAGTCGCTACATTGAACTTCACTTCACACCACGTGGCCGTATTTCCTCTGCTAAGGCCCTTACATTCGGCCTTGACAAATCTCGAGTCAACCGGCTCACTCATGAAGAGCGATCTTTCCATGTCTTTTACCAGTTCATTGCCGGCTGCACTTCGGCTGAAAGAGACGCGTTGAGTATAGAGGACGTATCTGACTATGCTCTCCTCGCCTCATCAGGCACTTACCGTCTCCCTGCTGGACCGTTTAGCGACGACTCAATCGCGATGGGCGATCTTCGTGCTGCGATGCGGACGCTAGGTTTCAAACCAAAGGCAACCCAATCCATTTTCTCACTGCTCATCACAATCCTTTTATTGGGAAATCTCCACTTCGTCGACGGAGACATGCACGATGTATCTGCTTACGTGTCCAACCCCCAGGTACTAGAACAGGTATCACGGCTATTAGGTGTCGCACCGGAAGAGTTCAGTCAGGTACTGACCAACAAGACGAGTTACGTTCGCAAAGAGCTTTATACGGCTCTCCTGAGCGCGCAGCAGAGTTCAGTCCAACGGGATTCGTTTATCAGAGATCTCTATGCGATCCTATTCGCATTCGTCGTAGAGACGGCAAATCACAAGCTAGCACCCTCTTCCAAAGACTCACCTCCTCATTCCCAGATCATTCTTCTCGACCAACCCGGCTATCAGTCTCGCGGACCGCAAGGCACTTCTTCAGTGGCCCTAGCGGGCAAGCAACCGCTTGTCTCTGCCTATGGACATAATCATTTTGACGAGCTGGTCATCAACATCAGCGATGAGATGCTTCACTCTTTCGTTCTTCGTCATACGTTCGAGGATAACATCGGGTATAACGGAAACATGAGCTCGGACGGTATCACACTCCCTTCTATTTCCACTATGGATAACTCGGCTTGCGTAGAACTCCTTCGAGGTTCTAATGTCGTTGAAAAACCTCTCAGGAAACCTGGTGGTTTACTAGGCTCATTCAACCGAGCTTCCAGTGCTTACAAAGCTGGGAAGGGTAACGAGCACCGTAATGAGGACCTACATCAAGAACTTGTTACAAAGTATGGTGTTCATGCATCCTTTGTCGCCTCTCCTTCACAAGGTGGCGCAGCCGATCGCGGCCTTTTTGGAATCAATCACTATGCTGGTACATGTGTTTACAACGTCGCAGACTTTGTGGAGCGTGACACGGACCTGGTGGATGCGGCATTCGTCACCCTCCTGAGAGGTTCGTCCGAGCCATTCATTGCCAAGTTGTTTTCAGGACCTGGAGTGGCGGCTGAGAGGCATGTGATGGACGAGAATATCGTAGTCCAAGCTCAAGTCATGAGTCGACCAATGCGGACTGCTACACCCATCGCCAACGCAAGCACGGTGGTCAGGGAAAGCGTCAACTTTGGAAGACCGTCGACGGATCTCGCTAGCACAGGAGATGAAAAGCCAGAGTTAGATCGAGGCAAGACGTACCCAATGTCTACGCAAGTCAGCTTCACTTTATCGGAGTTATTGGCTGAGGTTCATCGAACACGATTGTGGACGATGTCATGTATCCGCCCTAATGACTCTGGTTCCCCCAACTCGTTTGACAAGCGGCGAGTCAAAGCTCAAATACGATCCCTTCTTCTCCCCGACTTGGCGTCACGGAGAAGTGTTGAGTTCGTGACTGATTACGAGTTGCACATTTTCTGTGAAAGATATGTCCCGACCATGCAAGGTAGCGATGGAGAAAGGATTACGCAGTTTGTTAGAGCTAATGGGTGGAAGGAGGGTGTCGACTTCCACATCGGGCATAGGTGTGTCTGGTTGGCTTATGATGCCTGGAAAATGGCAGAGGATGGTGTAAGGAGGTCTGAAAAGGAAGGGAAAAGACTGTTGGGTGAAGCGGGGATGGccgacgatgaagaagttaCAAGCGATACTGGAGGACATGACGAGAGAGAGCGAGACGATGATGCTACCGACTACACGCATGATACTGGCTATCGTGATGTACATCATGGGAGCAGCAGAGGATTGTCTTCGCGAAGGATGGATGGCGAGAGCGAGGACAACTTGTTGTTACACAGAACAGGGACCAACGGTACTCAATATCGCGACCCCAATCATCAGAATCTGCCTGGGTATGGTCAGGGAGGGCTGTCGACGCCGGTACTCGGGAGTCAACCCGTTCATAGCGATGGTGATGACGGGGGTGCATGGGGAGGATCAGAGTGGGAGCAGAGGGATCGTGCTGCGGGTGGCATGGGGAATATTCCACCTCATCAGACCTCAAAGGAAGCTGGCGATGGGATGATTGTGAAAGAGGCGACTAATGCTGTCGAAGAGGTTCCTACAACCAAGATACGCAGGGTCTGGCTTTGGGTTGTATGGGCCTGCACCTGGCTGATTCCGTCATTCTTACTGAGTTTCCTGGGAAGAATGAAACGGCCAGATATACGACTCGCATGGCGAGAAAAAGTCACCATTTTCTGGCTTATCTTTCTGCTCAACGGCGCCGTCGTTTTCTATATCGTCGGGTTCCCAAAACTCCTTTGCCCGGACTTCGACAAAGCCTGGAGTCCCAGTGAAGTCTCAGGCCATGTCGAGTCCAACGATTTCTTCGTCTCCATACAGGGTAGTGTTTATGACGTTTCAGACTTTATTGGAGGCCCTCACAGTGACATGCCAGGGATTGCGAGTAATGGAGCTGACACGCTGGCGGCGATTGCTGGACAGGATCTGACACCTTACTTCCCCTACCCTCTCCCTCAAGCCTGTGAAGGTCTTGTTTCCAAGCAAACTGTTGTACTGCAAGTCCAAAACTTTTCCGATCCTGCCCCAACTGCCAAGCATGACTCCGGTGTAAATGCTCGAGACCCGACAAGCAAACTTCATAACAATGATTGGTACACGTCCAGATATCGTCCGAAGATCAAGCAATTTTATAAAGGCCCTCTCGTCTATGATATGAAAAAGCACATTCAGGCTTATGCTCAGGATCAAACAATGCAAAA GATGTGGGGGGTTTACCAGGAGAATGTCATTGACCTTACCGACTATTTCTACACTCAGAATCTACACCTGAATGACCCTGATTACAAGTTTCTGAATGAGGATGTTGAGGACGTTTTCAAGCAGAGGAAAGGGCAGGATATTACTGGTCCTTTGGACGCCGTCTTTGCCAAAATGGATGTCTCCACGAAGGCACAGAATTATAACTGTCTTTTCAATGCATTCTATGCGGGTAAGCGTGACTTCAGGACTTCGGCCAGGTGCACGGCGTCCAATATCACACTGTTGGTTGCGGCCGGTTTCATTATGGCGTCTATGGCTCTGAAGT TCCTTGCCGCGTTACAACTCACATCTCGCCGCACCCCGGAATTGCAAGACAAGTTCGTTCTATGCCAGGTGCCTTGCTACACTGAAGGCGAAGATTCCTTGCGTCGGACTATCGACTCTCTCGCTGCTCTCGACTACGATGACAAGCGGAAACTCATCttcattatttgtgatggtAACATTACGGGAAGCGGAAACGATCGTACCACTCCCCGTATCGTCTTGGATATTCTTGGTGTCGACCCTAAACTTGATCCCGAGCCACTCCTCTTCAAGTCGATTGGTGAGGGTTCAAAAGCCCTTAACTACGGCAAGGTTTATTCAGGGCTATATGAGTTTGAGGGTCACGTCGTCCC GTATATGGTCGTCGTGAAGGTAGGCAAACCTACGGAAAGGTCCAAGCCAGGAAACCGTGGTAAACGAGACAGCCAGATTCTGCTGATGCATTATCTCAACCGAGTGCACTTCGACGCCCCAATGACCCCTCTGGAGCTCGAAATATACCACCAGATGCGGAATGTCATTGGTATTGACCCGGCGTTCTATGAATATATCTTCACTGTCGATGCGGATACG TCCGTGACTCCCGACTCACTCAATCGATTAGTAGCCTGTTGCGCGGATGACTCGGCTATTATTGGTGTATGCGGTGAGACCAAACTCGATAACGAAGAGAATTCCTGGACAACGATGATTCAAGTTTACGAGTACTACATTTCGCACCATCTGTCCAAGGCGTTTGAGAGTCTGTTCGGTTCTGTCACCTGTCTCCCTGGTTGTTTCTCTTTATATCGCATTCGGACAGCAGACAAAGGTCGGCCTATCATCATCTCCAACCGTATTATCGATGAGTACGCGGAACCCAACGTCGATACGCTGCACAAGAAGAATTTGTTTTCTCTTGGTGAAGATCGTTTTTTGACGACACTGTTAATGAAACACTTCCCCTCGTTCAAGACCAAGTTCACCCCTGATGCTGTCGCTCGTACGATTGCTCCCGATTCTTGGCGGGTGCTGTTCTCCCAAAGGCGACGCTGGATTAACTCGACCGTTCACAATCTGTGCGAGTTGGTCATGTTACCGGAGTTGTTTGGATTCTGCTGTTTCTCGATGAGAATATTTGTTTTCATCGATTTGCTCAGTACCATC ATCTTGCCCGCCACAGTGGTTTAT CTTGTCTACCTCATTGTCACCGTTGCCACGCATGCTGCTCCTTTACCTATGATTGCTATCATCATGATTGCGGCTGTTTATGGCTTACAA GCGATAATTTTCATCCTCAAACGTGAATTCATGTTGATCGGTTGGATGGTGGTTTATATACTTTC GTATCCGATCTACAGTTTCTTCCTCCCGATTTATTCGTTCTGGTGTATGGATGAATTTGGTTGGGGTAACACTCGCCTTGTGATTGGAGAAGGCAAGGATAAAAAGGTCATTATCAATGAGGACGAGAAATTCGACGACTCGATGATTCCGTTGAAGAAGTTCAGTG AATATGAAGCCGAAGCATGGGAATCCGCCTCTCGCCACTCAGAAGAAACTGGTTATAGCAAGTCGCGGTCTCACGCACCTCCATCGCAGTCTCACGAAGACTTCCATAACGCATCGCAAGCCGGCGACTACTACCGTGACACGAACTTGACGATGAACAATAGCTCCAACCCCAATCTCCGACTGGGCAGCAAAGCATCGAATAGCAATTTGTCCCACCATGGAGGTCAACTACCCATGTCGCAATTTGGTGGACCATTCATGGGTGGCGGATTCGGCGGTGGTGGTTCTGTTCATGGGTCCGATTACGGAGGTCATACGATGCCTATGATGCCTCAAATGATGCCTTACCAAGGCACAGGAAGTATGTATGGCATGATGCCCAGTATGGGTCCCCAGAGCATGATGTTGGGTAACTTTGGTATGATGCCGACAGGTGGTAGTTTCGGTGGCTCTCAGTctggacactctatgactgGCGGCTTTGCTCCACCGACGATGCCGGCTGCTCAACAGCGGATGTCCACGTTCTCTCTCGCCACGACAGTCAATCCTTTCGCTGGCGGTCCTAGCACGCCGAGCTCGAATCCTAATCCAAGCGACGAGGAACTATTCACTGCCCTTCGGCAATACCTCAGCACCCAGGATTTAATGACGGTCACGAAGAA GACTGCGCGGGAAGCCATCATGGCGCGCTTCCCCCAGGCGGACCTCATCTCTAGAAAGGACTTCCTTAACAAGTCTATTGACACTATACTCGCAGAGACATAA